The proteins below come from a single Holdemania massiliensis genomic window:
- a CDS encoding pyruvate kinase alpha/beta domain-containing protein — MLLFSNPGCCNTAAAAHEAIRKAKQMKTDVVFASSTGKTARAVIDEAQKQDYPGKLICVRSVSDAKNHGQNRMPAQIQKELLDHGVVIVTAAHALSGGERGLSSQQGGIYPLEIMAATLRTFGQGVKVCFECAVMALDADVIEWGKAIVALGGTSEGADTAMVLTPGYSASILSTRIHEILCKSALMSSE, encoded by the coding sequence ATGCTTTTATTTTCAAATCCTGGCTGCTGCAATACAGCCGCGGCAGCCCATGAAGCCATCCGCAAAGCCAAACAGATGAAGACCGATGTCGTCTTTGCCTCCTCCACAGGCAAAACCGCCCGCGCGGTGATCGACGAAGCGCAGAAACAGGATTATCCGGGCAAGCTGATCTGCGTCAGATCGGTTTCCGACGCGAAAAACCACGGTCAGAACCGCATGCCGGCACAGATCCAGAAGGAGCTGCTGGATCATGGAGTTGTGATTGTCACAGCCGCCCACGCGCTCAGCGGCGGTGAACGGGGCTTAAGCAGCCAACAGGGCGGAATTTATCCGCTGGAAATCATGGCTGCCACCCTTCGGACATTCGGCCAAGGCGTCAAGGTTTGTTTTGAATGCGCGGTGATGGCGCTGGATGCGGATGTCATCGAGTGGGGAAAAGCAATCGTTGCTTTAGGCGGCACATCGGAAGGCGCTGATACGGCCATGGTTCTGACGCCAGGATACTCCGCTTCGATTTTAAGTACCCGGATCCATGAAATTCTTTGCAAGTCGGCCCTCATGTCCTCGGAATAA
- a CDS encoding HAD family hydrolase: MEKVVIFDMDGVLVDTEPVYYRRLEEFLISRGYHFSRTVLDSLVGESSRKTFSILKQADPAFYDSEETYRRDMRAFHRHHRIAYRELANPHLHQTLNQLKDTGWRLALASSSPRSNIEQVLQELEILPLFEVIASGDDFKESKPNPEIYLHVASRLHVLPQQCHVIEDSTYGILAAVRAGMRVLAKRDERYGFDQSPAHQFFDDLMEIPGLLQTAVFDSLH; encoded by the coding sequence ATGGAAAAAGTTGTGATCTTTGATATGGACGGTGTGCTTGTCGATACGGAACCTGTATATTACCGACGGCTCGAAGAATTTCTGATCAGCCGCGGCTATCACTTTTCCCGCACTGTGCTCGATTCGCTTGTCGGAGAAAGCAGCCGCAAAACATTTTCGATTCTAAAACAGGCTGATCCAGCATTTTATGATAGTGAGGAAACCTATCGCCGCGATATGCGCGCCTTTCATCGCCACCATCGGATCGCTTACCGCGAACTGGCGAATCCTCATTTACATCAAACGCTGAATCAGCTGAAAGACACAGGCTGGCGCTTAGCGCTGGCATCCAGTTCACCGCGGAGCAATATCGAACAGGTGCTTCAGGAGCTCGAGATCCTGCCCTTGTTTGAAGTGATCGCCAGCGGTGATGATTTTAAGGAAAGCAAGCCCAACCCTGAGATCTATCTGCATGTGGCTTCCCGACTGCATGTTTTGCCCCAACAATGTCATGTGATTGAAGATTCCACGTATGGCATTCTGGCGGCTGTGCGCGCAGGGATGCGGGTGCTGGCCAAACGCGACGAGCGGTATGGCTTTGATCAATCTCCGGCGCATCAGTTCTTTGACGATCTGATGGAAATTCCGGGCCTGCTGCAGACGGCTGTCTTTGATTCACTGCACTAA
- a CDS encoding PTS sugar transporter subunit IIA — protein sequence MKYLIASHGEYAAGLASALRRLSGENADVIPLCAYTDELPLETQMQTIMAGHEEETWIIFTDLLGGSVNQYMMRHLLKPNCHILAGVNLELILDVLKLEETDDLAADLQRCIDQAQTRICYVNSMLQKKGSES from the coding sequence GTGAAATATCTGATCGCGAGTCATGGCGAATACGCCGCCGGTCTGGCCAGTGCGCTGCGTCGGTTAAGCGGAGAAAACGCCGATGTGATTCCCTTATGTGCCTACACCGATGAGCTTCCCCTGGAAACTCAAATGCAAACGATCATGGCGGGCCATGAAGAAGAAACCTGGATTATCTTTACCGACTTGCTGGGCGGCAGCGTCAATCAATATATGATGCGTCATCTGCTGAAGCCCAACTGCCACATTCTCGCTGGGGTCAACCTGGAATTGATTCTCGACGTGCTGAAACTGGAAGAAACAGACGATCTGGCGGCCGATCTGCAGCGCTGCATTGATCAAGCGCAAACCCGGATCTGTTATGTTAATTCGATGCTGCAAAAGAAAGGAAGCGAGAGCTGA
- a CDS encoding PTS system mannose/fructose/sorbose family transporter subunit IID: protein MLLNALLLSLIYLVSRTDMINGYMMLTKPIVLGPLVGLVLGDLQAGILIGATLELAFIGVMNIGISVSMDVSIATIVGGGLAILSGQDAAFALTIAIPVGILFNMLKTFIRVVMQYWIVEMQKACEVGDYKKVERYHWLTWWLYSIIMMVLVFGSIYLGTGAVQAVVDFIPQWIYNGLKVGTSILPALGFAMLLNMIWTREIGAFYFIGFVLSAFLGMTNTGVAILGAAFAVIAFFFIKSEDTEGAEEEVSEENRQTKRLSRKALMGVYWRAHTLEASFNYQNYQGSGYCYAMIPALRELYPDQKDLAMALSRHYEFFNTTPQVSTLIFGISCAMEEEISSNPDLAPASVNAVKAALMGPLAGIGDSLFQGTFRIIAAGVAAQLGLQGNVLAPFVFIVLYNAPHFLARWYLMWKSYDFGSKFINKIYKSNIMDKLTLCFGILGLMVIGAMTMSMVSVSTPLVIQFGQMEPLALQSLFDEILPGLLPLCITWATAWLLKKQVNMLHIMIGMFILGIVCNVIGIL from the coding sequence ATGTTACTAAACGCACTGCTTCTGTCGCTGATCTATCTCGTATCCCGAACCGATATGATCAACGGTTACATGATGCTGACCAAACCGATCGTTCTCGGTCCGCTGGTCGGCCTGGTTTTGGGGGATCTGCAAGCCGGTATTCTGATCGGCGCCACACTGGAATTGGCCTTCATCGGCGTCATGAATATCGGAATTTCCGTATCCATGGACGTTTCCATCGCGACGATCGTCGGCGGCGGGCTGGCGATTCTCTCCGGTCAGGACGCGGCCTTCGCTTTGACGATTGCGATTCCGGTCGGAATTCTGTTCAACATGTTAAAAACCTTCATCCGCGTCGTCATGCAGTACTGGATCGTCGAAATGCAGAAAGCCTGCGAAGTCGGCGACTACAAGAAGGTTGAACGGTATCACTGGCTGACCTGGTGGCTTTACAGCATTATCATGATGGTGCTGGTATTCGGTTCGATCTATTTAGGAACCGGCGCAGTTCAGGCCGTGGTCGACTTCATCCCGCAGTGGATCTACAACGGCTTAAAGGTCGGAACTTCGATCCTGCCGGCTTTGGGCTTCGCGATGCTGCTGAACATGATCTGGACCCGCGAAATCGGCGCGTTCTACTTCATCGGCTTCGTGCTGTCGGCCTTCTTGGGCATGACCAATACCGGAGTAGCGATTTTGGGTGCCGCCTTTGCGGTCATCGCCTTCTTCTTCATCAAATCGGAAGATACAGAGGGGGCAGAGGAAGAAGTCAGCGAGGAAAACCGACAGACCAAACGGCTCAGCCGCAAGGCCTTGATGGGCGTCTACTGGCGTGCGCATACGCTGGAAGCTTCGTTTAACTATCAGAACTATCAGGGATCAGGCTATTGCTATGCGATGATTCCGGCGCTGCGTGAATTATATCCGGATCAGAAGGATCTGGCGATGGCATTAAGCCGCCATTATGAATTCTTCAACACTACGCCGCAGGTATCGACGTTGATCTTCGGCATCTCCTGCGCGATGGAAGAAGAAATCTCCAGCAATCCGGATCTGGCTCCGGCTTCGGTCAACGCCGTCAAAGCCGCGCTGATGGGCCCGCTGGCCGGCATCGGCGATTCGCTGTTCCAGGGCACGTTCCGGATTATTGCAGCCGGTGTCGCGGCTCAGTTAGGCTTACAGGGCAATGTTCTGGCACCGTTTGTCTTCATCGTTCTGTACAACGCGCCGCATTTCTTGGCCCGCTGGTATCTGATGTGGAAATCGTATGATTTCGGAAGCAAGTTTATCAACAAGATCTACAAATCGAACATTATGGATAAGCTGACGCTGTGCTTCGGAATCCTGGGCTTAATGGTCATCGGCGCGATGACGATGTCGATGGTTTCCGTTTCCACGCCGTTAGTCATTCAGTTCGGTCAGATGGAACCGCTGGCGCTGCAGTCGCTGTTTGACGAAATTCTGCCGGGCTTGCTGCCGCTGTGCATCACCTGGGCGACAGCCTGGTTATTAAAGAAGCAGGTCAACATGCTGCACATCATGATCGGCATGTTCATCCTGGGCATTGTCTGCAATGTAATCGGCATTCTGTAA
- a CDS encoding SIS domain-containing protein — METMMGYIEESAAQCRYNIEHASELVRPAVDLYTQKAYNRILIIASGSSYNGSCLAKYFVEKILKVRTEVVTSFTFNHYETIFDEQTFVFGAGQSGRSTNTNDALQKARDHGLTAIGLTGNVESVMKDHCDLCLNWGMGIEKIGFVTKGVVTLGLYYMLFAIEAGKAKGLLSAAEAESYYDQLRQACDTMDQTVAKTKVWYAANEEELTDLKRVQILGYGPNHAVALEGALKIAETTGHAATAYEMEEFLHGPSIETNADRTVIIVDSLGEPSDRAIRMYESVHELTSRVYLITNRTIEDPKVLTIDHQLDEHFSVLFNVIPFQVISAMGRDKWVNPLDEARKRMNDIMGSKAPKTGNEIGL; from the coding sequence ATGGAAACCATGATGGGTTATATTGAAGAAAGCGCGGCGCAGTGCCGTTACAACATTGAACATGCTTCAGAGCTGGTCAGACCGGCGGTGGATCTGTATACGCAGAAAGCGTACAATCGGATTCTGATCATCGCTTCCGGCTCTTCCTATAACGGTTCGTGCCTGGCGAAATACTTCGTTGAGAAAATCCTGAAGGTCAGAACTGAAGTCGTCACCTCGTTTACATTTAATCATTATGAAACGATTTTTGATGAACAGACGTTTGTGTTCGGCGCCGGTCAGAGCGGCCGTTCCACCAACACCAACGACGCCCTGCAGAAAGCCCGCGATCATGGCTTGACCGCAATCGGCTTAACCGGCAATGTGGAAAGCGTGATGAAGGATCATTGCGATCTGTGCCTGAACTGGGGCATGGGGATTGAGAAGATCGGCTTTGTAACCAAGGGTGTTGTTACATTGGGACTGTACTACATGTTGTTTGCGATTGAAGCTGGCAAAGCCAAAGGCCTTCTCAGTGCGGCGGAGGCCGAAAGCTATTATGATCAGCTCAGACAGGCCTGCGATACAATGGATCAGACGGTGGCCAAGACTAAAGTCTGGTATGCAGCCAACGAAGAAGAATTAACCGATTTGAAGCGGGTGCAGATTCTGGGCTATGGGCCGAATCACGCCGTCGCTCTGGAAGGGGCGCTCAAGATCGCGGAAACCACCGGCCATGCCGCGACCGCTTATGAAATGGAAGAATTCCTGCACGGCCCGTCGATTGAAACCAATGCCGACCGCACGGTGATCATTGTGGATTCGCTGGGCGAGCCAAGCGATCGCGCGATCCGGATGTACGAAAGCGTCCATGAGCTGACCTCACGGGTGTACCTGATTACCAACCGCACAATCGAGGATCCGAAGGTGCTGACGATCGACCATCAGCTTGATGAACATTTCAGCGTGCTGTTCAACGTCATCCCATTCCAGGTCATTTCCGCGATGGGACGCGACAAATGGGTGAATCCGCTGGATGAAGCCCGCAAGCGGATGAATGATATCATGGGATCCAAAGCACCGAAGACCGGCAATGAAATCGGTTTATAA
- a CDS encoding PTS sugar transporter subunit IIB translates to MIKLLRVDDRLIHGAVGFSWTKQLSINMIILANDAIAKDDFQKMTLDIAKPRGTKLVCESVEKAKALIRTHLKSSTNVMIITNNIPDAYQILTDIPEIGSLNLGGIRKNAETKENLIGAIAVSQNDIDLCNKLVSDGFEVELRLIPDGKKTYFKDYKLQ, encoded by the coding sequence ATGATAAAATTACTGCGTGTCGACGACCGTCTGATTCACGGCGCTGTCGGATTTTCCTGGACGAAACAGCTTTCGATCAATATGATTATTTTAGCGAATGACGCGATTGCTAAAGATGACTTTCAGAAGATGACGCTGGACATCGCCAAGCCGCGGGGCACGAAGCTGGTCTGCGAAAGCGTGGAGAAAGCCAAGGCCTTAATTCGCACGCACTTAAAAAGCAGCACGAATGTCATGATCATTACCAACAACATTCCTGACGCTTACCAGATCTTAACGGATATTCCGGAAATCGGTTCATTGAATCTGGGCGGAATCCGCAAGAACGCCGAAACCAAAGAAAATCTGATCGGAGCGATTGCGGTATCGCAGAACGACATTGATCTGTGCAACAAGCTGGTCAGCGACGGCTTTGAAGTTGAGCTGCGTTTGATTCCGGACGGGAAGAAGACCTACTTTAAGGACTATAAGCTACAGTAG
- a CDS encoding BglG family transcription antiterminator: protein MEYISDRLEQILITLGEASEPLTSAQLAEKVKVSARTIKKDVSELNAILKDYDAVIHARTGVGYKLSVNDEFLYNQFLTELKRRELRTAQTVPKYRYERVNYIVKKLLTVDYYLTIEDLVDELYISRSTLTADLKEVREIFKDYNLELTSRPNYGILLVGEEIAKRLCIAEYFFHANISTGYFAADNAMFVSSTNQDEIRFVRDLLEEIMEKYSIHMSDQSLQNFVIHIIIAIRRWKFYNYVKVEDENGKVRQQSLIREWPAARELVERLQTKLEILLPQEEILYFALHFKSKHITQLDEITSEEIEQVEKTLYDIYRMLQKRFGVIAINKDRYEEYLRMHIPAMVARLRSGLVMRNPMIYDFLNKYLFSTHITMMISDILEQNFSVRMNKNEFAYLVLYTNLLFSTESRTHNGKILVVCGRGRPETITLINEINENHAALAGSIEICDVSELENHDLHQAELILSTVPLEASYAVPYIYMDGRLSYGEQIQQSIKHNRLSFRKLRQYFSPRYFNGSLKGSVRDEVFREVAKGFDNWKEILAMFWEAEHILSHETTKGVVFLHTLKPLPESFIYIGFLKKPIIWNKLWAQTVIFVNINDDLDSLRLGYDFISEMINDPREPFSGKMTDYDSMIEVLSKN from the coding sequence GTGGAATACATCAGCGATCGCCTGGAACAGATCCTGATCACACTGGGAGAAGCCAGTGAACCGCTGACCAGTGCCCAGCTGGCTGAAAAGGTCAAGGTGTCGGCGCGCACGATCAAAAAGGATGTCAGTGAACTCAATGCGATTCTCAAGGATTATGACGCGGTCATCCATGCCCGTACCGGCGTCGGCTACAAGCTCTCTGTCAACGATGAATTTCTTTACAATCAGTTTCTGACGGAGCTGAAACGGCGCGAGCTGCGGACCGCCCAGACCGTTCCGAAGTATCGTTATGAACGCGTGAATTATATCGTAAAGAAGCTGCTGACGGTGGATTATTATCTGACGATTGAGGACTTGGTCGACGAGCTGTATATCAGCCGTTCGACGCTGACTGCGGATTTAAAGGAAGTCCGGGAAATCTTCAAGGACTACAATCTGGAGCTGACTTCCCGGCCGAATTATGGAATCCTGTTGGTCGGTGAGGAAATCGCCAAGCGGCTGTGCATTGCCGAATATTTTTTCCATGCCAACATTTCAACCGGCTATTTCGCGGCCGACAACGCGATGTTTGTCAGCAGCACCAATCAGGATGAAATTCGCTTTGTGCGCGATCTGTTGGAAGAAATCATGGAGAAATACAGCATTCACATGTCCGATCAGTCGCTGCAGAACTTTGTCATTCACATCATCATCGCGATCCGACGCTGGAAATTCTATAACTATGTCAAAGTCGAAGATGAAAACGGGAAGGTTCGCCAACAGAGCCTGATCCGTGAATGGCCGGCGGCGCGGGAGCTGGTGGAGCGGCTTCAGACAAAGCTGGAAATCCTGCTTCCCCAGGAGGAAATCCTCTATTTTGCCCTGCATTTCAAATCCAAGCACATCACGCAGCTGGACGAGATTACCAGTGAGGAAATCGAACAGGTAGAAAAGACGCTGTACGATATTTACCGCATGCTGCAGAAACGCTTCGGCGTGATTGCGATCAACAAGGATCGGTATGAGGAATATCTGCGGATGCATATTCCGGCGATGGTGGCGCGACTGCGCAGCGGACTGGTGATGCGCAATCCGATGATCTACGATTTTCTCAACAAATATCTGTTTTCCACGCACATCACGATGATGATCAGCGATATTTTGGAACAGAATTTCAGCGTCCGCATGAACAAAAATGAATTTGCCTATCTGGTGCTGTATACCAACCTGTTGTTTTCGACGGAAAGCCGGACGCACAATGGAAAGATCTTGGTTGTCTGCGGCCGGGGGCGGCCGGAAACGATCACGCTGATCAATGAAATCAATGAAAATCATGCGGCGCTGGCCGGCAGTATTGAAATCTGCGACGTCAGCGAGCTGGAAAACCACGATCTGCATCAGGCTGAACTGATTCTCAGCACGGTTCCTTTGGAAGCCTCCTATGCGGTGCCGTATATTTACATGGATGGCCGGCTGTCGTATGGCGAACAGATCCAGCAGTCGATCAAGCATAACCGGCTGTCCTTCCGCAAGCTGCGGCAGTATTTTTCCCCGCGCTATTTCAACGGCAGTCTGAAGGGCAGCGTGCGCGATGAGGTGTTCCGTGAGGTGGCCAAGGGGTTTGACAACTGGAAAGAAATCCTGGCAATGTTCTGGGAGGCGGAACACATTCTGTCCCATGAAACGACCAAAGGCGTCGTCTTTCTGCATACACTCAAGCCGCTGCCGGAAAGCTTTATCTATATTGGCTTTTTGAAGAAACCGATCATCTGGAACAAGCTGTGGGCGCAGACCGTGATTTTTGTCAATATCAACGATGATCTCGATTCGCTGCGTCTGGGCTATGATTTTATCAGCGAGATGATCAATGATCCGCGCGAGCCGTTTTCAGGGAAAATGACGGATTATGACAGTATGATCGAAGTGCTGAGTAAAAATTGA
- a CDS encoding PTS sugar transporter subunit IIA, producing MKYLIAGHGDYAQGVVNTLKFFKDDLNNVDLLPYTSDFEEQLQMYLERQDPAEPLCMVTDLVGGSVNLEAMRQLRKRNFYLISGANISLLLEMLFSEVTEGAQIEEIVHAARDQMVYVNAMMGAQSE from the coding sequence ATGAAATATTTGATTGCCGGCCATGGCGACTATGCCCAGGGTGTAGTCAACACACTGAAATTCTTTAAGGATGATCTGAACAACGTCGATCTGCTTCCGTATACCTCGGATTTTGAGGAACAGCTGCAGATGTATTTAGAGCGGCAGGATCCTGCTGAACCGTTGTGCATGGTCACGGATCTGGTCGGCGGCAGCGTCAATCTGGAAGCGATGCGGCAGCTGCGCAAGCGGAATTTTTATCTGATCAGCGGAGCGAATATCTCGCTGCTTTTGGAAATGTTGTTTTCTGAGGTGACGGAAGGGGCGCAGATTGAGGAGATTGTGCATGCCGCCCGGGATCAGATGGTCTATGTCAACGCGATGATGGGAGCGCAGTCTGAATGA
- a CDS encoding PTS sugar transporter subunit IIB — translation MIRQVSVDDRLLHGQVAFYWTSYYNLDTILVLNDEAANDEFTKMILGLAKPREVRLQIAEVEAGFEIVQKQLESQENVLIIVGSLFDANQVLEHFHQLKTLNLGGLRMRPNGKILNERTALTSEDIAICRRLLERRITITVRHSPEVTESLLTESVLKQL, via the coding sequence ATGATCCGGCAGGTCAGCGTAGATGACCGTCTGCTTCATGGGCAGGTGGCGTTCTACTGGACCAGCTATTATAATTTGGATACCATTCTCGTTTTAAACGATGAAGCGGCCAACGATGAATTCACGAAGATGATTCTGGGACTGGCCAAGCCGCGCGAGGTGCGCTTGCAGATTGCGGAGGTGGAGGCTGGCTTTGAAATCGTGCAGAAGCAGCTGGAATCGCAGGAAAACGTGCTGATCATCGTCGGCAGTTTGTTTGACGCCAATCAGGTGCTGGAACATTTTCACCAGCTCAAGACGCTGAATCTGGGCGGCTTGCGAATGCGGCCCAACGGGAAGATTCTCAATGAGCGGACAGCGCTGACCAGCGAGGATATCGCGATCTGCCGGAGGTTATTGGAACGGCGGATTACGATCACGGTGCGCCATTCGCCGGAAGTTACCGAGAGCCTGTTGACCGAAAGCGTGCTGAAACAATTATAA
- a CDS encoding AraC family transcriptional regulator, translated as MNSIYIPIGKDTFSKIEEEFDYEILKIGKFSKQPPLINHSIFMNHFKILFFQHGYCRVIVEDQEYRVGPGDLMIIPINAFYTVSSLGEDTIEFFFLHFTVQPVHKVARFIESLELTQILVLHDTINEVLIHQLQHTIQQVSEQKPGYYLEAVLLLKSLLLRLRILRHEGDHQQSASPHVRSSEETVFNQCVRYLQEHLSENVTVEQLCEIAHVSQSYLYRCFKKLLQQSPSQFILQFKLQKSQELLKTTDEAITAIAEATGFSSIYLFCSTFKSAVGLTPTQFRKHFKNQGTADE; from the coding sequence ATGAATTCGATCTATATCCCGATCGGAAAAGATACTTTTTCCAAAATCGAAGAAGAATTTGATTATGAAATTCTTAAAATTGGTAAGTTTTCCAAACAACCACCGCTGATCAACCACAGTATTTTCATGAACCACTTCAAAATTTTGTTCTTCCAGCATGGGTACTGCCGGGTGATTGTGGAAGATCAGGAATATCGGGTCGGGCCGGGAGATTTGATGATCATTCCGATTAACGCCTTTTACACTGTCAGCTCCCTGGGAGAGGACACGATCGAGTTTTTCTTTCTGCATTTCACCGTTCAGCCGGTGCATAAAGTCGCGCGGTTCATCGAATCGCTGGAGCTGACGCAGATTCTCGTGCTGCATGATACGATCAATGAAGTGCTGATTCATCAGCTGCAGCATACGATCCAGCAGGTCAGCGAACAGAAGCCGGGGTATTATCTGGAAGCCGTGCTGCTTTTGAAGAGTCTGCTTCTGCGGCTGAGAATTCTGCGGCATGAAGGTGATCACCAACAATCCGCCTCTCCGCATGTGCGTTCCAGTGAGGAAACGGTATTCAATCAATGTGTCCGCTATCTGCAGGAGCATCTAAGCGAGAATGTGACGGTTGAACAGCTTTGTGAAATCGCCCACGTTTCCCAAAGTTATTTATACCGCTGCTTTAAAAAGCTGCTTCAGCAGTCGCCCAGCCAGTTTATCCTGCAGTTTAAGCTGCAGAAAAGTCAGGAGCTGTTAAAAACCACGGATGAGGCGATCACCGCGATTGCGGAAGCGACCGGCTTTTCTTCCATTTATTTATTCTGCAGCACCTTTAAATCAGCGGTGGGCCTAACGCCGACGCAATTCCGAAAACATTTTAAAAATCAGGGCACGGCTGATGAATAG